A stretch of the Comamonas testosteroni TK102 genome encodes the following:
- a CDS encoding ABC transporter substrate-binding protein, whose protein sequence is MTRPATYFKRSALFAMLVACGAAAQAADKLTVQLDWLPGGDKSFVYAGVQQGFFKDEGLDVKIVPGRGSADAVTKVASGSADVGFGGISALMMAAAEGRIPVKAVMSLYSKQPDALFTRADSKIRSLKDMEGKTVAMPTFSSSNALWPIVLQKNGVDASKIKVIKSDPATLAPMLAQGRVDATINWVTVGPAFGAVLKQAGKELSVLPWTQFGLDGYGWSVMASDRTIKERPEVLKRYVRALGKSLEFSIQNPQKAAESLKAQVPEADLAVVKAEFEASIPLLRNEISQRDGLGKFEPRLLAATWGWVAQSMSYDLKKVDPETLVDRRFLSQ, encoded by the coding sequence ATGACGCGCCCCGCCACCTACTTCAAACGCTCCGCCCTTTTCGCCATGCTCGTCGCCTGTGGCGCAGCGGCCCAGGCAGCCGACAAGCTCACGGTACAGCTCGACTGGCTGCCCGGGGGCGACAAGTCCTTTGTCTATGCCGGCGTGCAGCAAGGCTTTTTCAAGGACGAAGGCCTGGACGTGAAGATCGTTCCCGGCCGAGGCTCGGCCGATGCCGTGACCAAGGTGGCCTCGGGCTCTGCCGATGTCGGTTTTGGCGGTATCTCAGCGCTGATGATGGCCGCTGCCGAAGGCAGGATTCCCGTCAAGGCCGTGATGTCGCTGTATTCCAAACAGCCCGATGCGCTGTTCACGCGCGCCGACAGCAAGATCAGGAGCCTCAAGGACATGGAAGGCAAGACGGTGGCCATGCCCACCTTCTCCTCGTCGAATGCCTTGTGGCCCATCGTGCTGCAGAAGAACGGCGTGGACGCCAGCAAGATCAAGGTCATCAAGTCGGACCCGGCCACGCTGGCTCCCATGCTGGCCCAGGGCCGCGTGGATGCGACCATCAACTGGGTGACCGTGGGTCCGGCCTTCGGCGCCGTGCTCAAGCAGGCCGGCAAGGAGCTTTCGGTCCTGCCCTGGACGCAGTTCGGTCTGGACGGCTATGGCTGGTCCGTCATGGCCAGCGACAGGACCATCAAGGAGCGCCCCGAAGTGCTCAAGCGCTATGTGCGGGCACTGGGAAAGTCGCTGGAGTTCTCCATCCAGAACCCGCAAAAGGCGGCCGAGTCGCTGAAGGCCCAGGTGCCCGAAGCCGACCTTGCCGTGGTCAAGGCCGAATTTGAAGCCTCCATCCCGCTGCTCAGGAACGAGATCAGCCAGCGCGACGGCCTTGGCAAATTCGAGCCCCGGCTGCTGGCTGCCACCTGGGGCTGGGTGGCACAGTCCATGAGTTACGACCTCAAGAAGGTCGACCCGGAAACGCTGGTGGATCGCCGCTTTCTGAGCCAGTAA
- a CDS encoding alpha/beta fold hydrolase encodes MKSSRNMVLIHGAWQGSWAFAAWTPLLQARGWKVLAVNLPGSDAAAEDDSCANLDGYTAHVLRVLESLDGPAVVVGHSGGGMTASQVAQAAPERVSALVYLAGMMLPSGMSYDDVIAQCRAADPGFDYQGIGPHLAWNEQRNASSVPLEAAMALFLHDCPPTAALKAASRLCVQPEAGRAMVNRLSAERFGQVPRIYVECRQDRSVTLPLQQRMQQLTPGARRISLDCGHVPQLACPQALSDALLPALDEIQSKPFMSLRMPLINV; translated from the coding sequence ATGAAAAGCTCACGCAATATGGTGCTGATCCACGGGGCCTGGCAGGGCAGTTGGGCTTTTGCGGCCTGGACGCCGCTGCTGCAGGCCCGAGGCTGGAAGGTGCTTGCCGTCAATCTGCCGGGCAGCGATGCAGCCGCCGAAGATGACAGCTGCGCCAATCTCGACGGCTACACCGCCCATGTGCTGCGCGTGCTGGAATCGCTGGACGGCCCTGCGGTGGTGGTCGGTCACAGCGGTGGCGGCATGACGGCATCTCAGGTCGCCCAGGCAGCCCCGGAGCGGGTCAGCGCACTGGTCTACCTGGCCGGAATGATGCTGCCCAGCGGCATGAGCTATGACGATGTAATCGCGCAATGCCGCGCCGCCGATCCGGGCTTTGACTACCAAGGCATAGGCCCGCATCTGGCCTGGAACGAGCAGCGCAATGCCAGCAGCGTGCCGCTGGAAGCCGCCATGGCCTTGTTCCTGCATGACTGCCCGCCGACCGCAGCGCTCAAGGCGGCAAGCCGTCTCTGCGTCCAGCCCGAAGCGGGCCGGGCCATGGTGAACCGGCTCAGCGCCGAGCGTTTTGGCCAGGTGCCACGGATCTATGTGGAATGTCGCCAGGACCGCTCCGTGACGCTGCCGCTGCAGCAACGCATGCAGCAGCTCACGCCGGGCGCCCGGCGCATCAGCCTCGATTGCGGCCATGTGCCCCAGCTGGCCTGCCCTCAGGCCCTGAGCGACGCCTTGCTGCCGGCTTTAGATGAAATCCAATCGAAACCTTTTATGAGCTTGCGCATGCCGCTCATCAATGTATAG